Proteins from a single region of Pseudopedobacter saltans DSM 12145:
- a CDS encoding porin has protein sequence MKKIIIASLILLSVKSFAQTNTTKSPFTFSGYLETYYTYDFGNPDNHNRPAFTYSHNRHNEINLNLGFVKASYNTDNVRANLALATGTYMNANYAAEPGVLKNIYEANAGVKISKNKDLWIDAGIFSSHLGFESAVGRDNWTLTRSIFADNSPYFETGAKISYTTDNGKWFISGLVLNGWQRIQRVDGNNTPAFGHQLTYKPNSKITLNSSSFIGNDKADSIKQMRYFHNLYGIFQITEKFALTAGFDIGAEQKSKGSSSYNTWYTPIVIVKFSPAEKHNIALRGEYYSDKNGAIIGTGTANGFKTWGYSINYDYLIRNNVMWRIEGRGFSSQDRVFTMNDKPSNNNYFITTSLAIAF, from the coding sequence ATGAAGAAGATAATAATTGCGTCACTGATATTATTAAGCGTAAAAAGTTTTGCACAAACAAACACTACAAAATCGCCGTTTACTTTTAGCGGTTATTTAGAAACATATTACACATACGATTTTGGCAATCCAGATAATCACAATAGACCCGCATTTACCTATTCGCATAATAGACATAATGAAATCAACCTGAATTTAGGTTTTGTAAAGGCATCCTATAACACGGATAACGTTAGGGCAAATCTTGCCTTGGCTACCGGTACATATATGAATGCGAATTACGCAGCAGAACCGGGCGTATTGAAAAATATTTATGAAGCAAATGCAGGTGTAAAAATTTCAAAGAATAAAGATTTATGGATTGATGCCGGTATATTTTCATCCCATTTAGGTTTTGAAAGTGCTGTAGGTAGAGATAACTGGACATTAACCCGAAGTATTTTTGCCGACAACTCACCCTATTTTGAAACAGGGGCAAAAATTTCCTACACCACTGACAACGGCAAATGGTTTATTAGCGGATTGGTATTAAACGGCTGGCAGCGCATACAACGTGTAGATGGTAATAATACCCCTGCATTCGGTCATCAGCTTACCTATAAACCCAATTCAAAAATCACGCTCAACAGTAGTTCCTTTATTGGAAATGATAAAGCCGACAGTATAAAGCAAATGCGGTATTTCCACAACCTCTACGGCATCTTTCAAATCACGGAGAAATTTGCCTTAACAGCGGGGTTTGACATTGGAGCAGAGCAAAAAAGTAAAGGAAGCAGCAGCTATAACACCTGGTACACACCGATTGTAATTGTTAAATTCAGTCCTGCCGAAAAACACAACATTGCGTTGAGAGGAGAGTATTATAGCGACAAGAACGGAGCAATAATTGGTACAGGTACTGCAAACGGATTTAAAACTTGGGGATATTCAATAAATTACGATTACCTGATAAGAAATAACGTGATGTGGCGCATAGAAGGAAGAGGATTTTCGAGCCAGGACAGGGTTTTTACAATGAATGATAAACCAAGTAATAATAATTATTTCATAACGACATCATTGGCAATTGCTTTCTAA
- a CDS encoding signal transduction histidine kinase: MTEKDQTVQQFLDLIKKSRRGKFKVYIGMSAGVGKTFRMLQEAHSLLRNGIDLKIGYIETHNRKETHDLLEGLPVIPRRKLFYKGKELEELDVQAVINLRPEVVIIDELAHTNIEGSKNEKRWQDVLDILDAGINVISAVNIQHIESLNEEVRAITGIEVKERIPDSVIAEADEVVNIDLTADELITRLKEGKIYEAAKIETALNNFFKSEHILQLRELALKEVASQVERKVESEVTLTGAAKREKFLACISSNEKTAKNVIRKTARLANYYNSKWSVLYVQTPRESPDKIALDKQRHLINNFKLATELGANIIKVENGNISKAIMEQCEQRKITTICIGKPHLSLIHIILATNVFNGLLRKLSANDIDLVILS; the protein is encoded by the coding sequence ATGACAGAAAAAGACCAAACAGTACAACAGTTTCTTGACTTAATAAAAAAGTCAAGGAGAGGGAAATTTAAAGTCTACATCGGTATGAGTGCCGGTGTAGGCAAAACCTTTCGTATGCTACAGGAAGCACATTCGCTATTGCGCAATGGCATCGATTTAAAGATTGGTTACATTGAAACGCACAACAGGAAGGAAACACACGATTTGTTAGAGGGGTTACCTGTTATTCCACGCAGAAAGCTGTTTTATAAGGGTAAGGAATTAGAAGAATTAGACGTTCAGGCAGTCATCAATTTACGCCCTGAAGTAGTAATTATAGATGAACTGGCGCATACCAATATTGAAGGCAGCAAAAATGAAAAACGTTGGCAGGACGTATTGGACATTTTAGATGCAGGTATAAACGTTATTAGTGCTGTTAATATACAGCATATAGAAAGTCTTAATGAAGAAGTGAGAGCCATCACAGGAATTGAGGTAAAAGAACGTATTCCTGATAGCGTAATTGCAGAAGCAGACGAAGTAGTAAATATTGACTTGACAGCAGATGAGTTAATTACACGTCTTAAGGAGGGAAAGATATATGAAGCTGCAAAAATAGAAACGGCACTCAATAATTTTTTCAAAAGCGAACATATACTTCAGCTAAGAGAATTAGCACTAAAAGAAGTAGCCTCGCAGGTGGAACGTAAAGTTGAGAGCGAGGTAACACTGACGGGTGCGGCTAAAAGAGAAAAGTTTTTAGCCTGTATCAGCTCAAACGAAAAGACGGCAAAAAACGTAATACGGAAGACGGCAAGGCTTGCCAATTATTACAATAGCAAGTGGTCTGTACTTTATGTACAAACACCCCGTGAAAGCCCTGATAAAATTGCCCTCGATAAACAAAGGCATCTTATAAATAACTTTAAATTAGCTACAGAATTAGGTGCGAACATAATTAAAGTGGAAAATGGTAATATTTCAAAAGCTATAATGGAACAATGCGAGCAACGTAAGATAACAACTATATGTATAGGGAAGCCACATTTGAGCCTGATACATATCATTTTAGCCACTAATGTCTTTAACGGACTTTTAAGAAAACTGTCTGCAAATGATATTGACCTTGTGATTTTAAGTTAA